One window of the Rosa rugosa chromosome 3, drRosRugo1.1, whole genome shotgun sequence genome contains the following:
- the LOC133737393 gene encoding uncharacterized protein LOC133737393, with product MVSALILLIPTVIVLCVIIGVLEEKIRVARPGFAPAIDITVSILMILVIFLVRTIALGTISIVEPSLDYRIVKGLGYGFYIPMLPCVYDIISTVGSCCSRTMVKLMHNANFLMVTIGAKSPEGYAIFSYQMDQEKAFCRGECAICLMEYEIKDNCALLDICGHTFHHKCLYENLAMSTRCPLCRQSIKDGKELHVAASQ from the coding sequence ATGGTTTCTGCACTGATTTTATTGATTCCCACCGTCATAGTCCTCTGTGTCATAATTGGTGTACTTGAAGAGAAAATCAGAGTCGCCAGACCTGGATTCGCCCCCGCCATAGATATCACCGTGAGTATACTCATGATACTAGTCATTTTTCTTGTCCGCACCATTGCGCTTGGTACCATTTCCATTGTTGAACCCTCGCTCGATTACAGGATCGTAAAAGGCCTTGGATATGGATTTTATATCCCAATGTTACCCTGCGTATATGACATAATAAGCACCGTTGGCTCATGCTGTTCAAGAACAATGGTTAAACTGATGCACAATGCGAATTTTCTTATGGTGACCATAGGTGCCAAGAGCCCTGAAGGGTATGCGATTTTCAGTTATCAAATGGACCAAGAAAAGGCGTTTTGCAGAGGCGAGTGTGCTATTTGCTTGATGGAGTACGAGATAAAAGACAATTGTGCATTGTTAGATATATGTGGACATACGTTTCACCACAAATGCTTATATGAGAATTTGGCTATGTCTACCCGTTGTCCGCTTTGTCGTCAAAGTATCAAAGATGGTAAGGAACTCCATGTAGCTGCTAGTCAATAA
- the LOC133740745 gene encoding protein RBL isoform X4, which translates to MNASIIDPLQGDFPEVIEEYLEHGVMKCIAFNRRGTLLAAGCSDGNCIIWDFETRGIAKELRDKDCVAAITSVCWSKYGHRVLVSAADKSLTLWDVVSGEKITRTILQQTPLQARLHPGSSTPSLCLACPLSSAPMIVDLNTGSATMLPVSIPDSNPVLAPPSRNKISDGTPPFSPTAACFNKYGDLVYAGNSKGEILLIDYKSVQVLAMVPTSGGSVIKNIVFSRNGQYLLTNSNDRTIRIYENLLPLKDGLKALNGLTALDGLDDAEKLKVVGSKCLTLFREFQDTITKMHWKAPCFSGDGEWVIGGSASKGEHKIYIWDRAGHLVKILEGPKEALIDLVWHPVHPIVVSVSLTGLVYIWAKDYTENWSAFAPDFKELEENEEYIEREDEFDLIPETEKAKESNVNEDDEVDIVTVDKDSAFSDSDMSQEELCFLPAIPLPDAPEQQDKCLESSSKLVESNNSGSPLSEEGRPNGRAMNHASSPLEEDPGATRLKRKRKPSEKWLDLQL; encoded by the exons ATGAACGCTTCAATAATCG ACCCACTGCAAGGAGATTTCCCAGAAGTGATAGAGGAGTATTTGGAACATGGGGTTATGAAATGCATTGCCTTCAATCGCCGTGGTACTCTTCTTGCTG CTGGGTGCTCTGATGGTAATTGCATAATATGGGATTTTGAGACCAGGGGCATTGCTAAGGAGCTCCGTGATAAAGACTGTGTTGCTGCCATAACTAGTGTATGTTGGTCAAAGTATGGTCATCGCGTTCTTGTGTCTGCAGCTGACAAATCGTTGACACTATGGGATGTTGTCAGTGGTGAGAAGATAACAAGAACGATACTGCAACAAACCCCTCTACAAGCTCGGTTACATCCTGGTTCCTCTACTCCATCTCTCTGCCTGGCGTGCCCTCTCTCATCTGCTCCCATGATTGTTGACTTGAATACAGGAAGTGCAACTATGCTTCCGGTTTCCATTCCGGACTCTAACCCAGTACTTGCCCCTCCATCTCGGAATAAAATCTCTGATGGAACTCCCCCCTTTTCTCCTACTGCTGCTTGCTTTAATAAGTATGGGGATCTGGTTTATGCAGGGAACTCCAAAGGAGAAATACTTCTAATAGATTATAAAAGTGTCCAAGTGCTTGCCATGGTTCCTACTTCTGGAGGTTCCGTGATTAAGAATATAGTATTCAGCAGGAATGGTCAGTATCTGCTTACAAATTCAAATGATAGAACAATAAGGATTTACGAGAACCTTCTGCCCTTGAAAGATGGACTCAAAGCCCTAAATGGCTTAACTGCTCTTGATGGACTAGATGATGCTGAGAAGTTGAAAGTTGTTGGATCAAAATGCTTAACACTATTCCGTGAGTTTCAAGATACCATCACAAAGATGCATTGGAAAGCACCTTGTTTCAGTGGTGATGGTGAGTGGGTAATTGGTGGTTCTGCAAGCAAAGGAGAACACAAGATTTACATATGGGACAGGGCTGGGCATCTTGTGAAAATTCTTGAAGGGCCAAAGGAAGCCTTGATCGATTTAGTGTGGCATCCTGTTCATCCCATTGTTGTCTCTGTTTCCTTGACGGGCTTGGTTTATATTTGGGCTAAAGATTACACTGAGAACTGGAGTGCATTTGCTCCTGATTTTAAGGAGCTCGAGGAAAATGAGGAGTACATAGAACGAGAAGATGAATTTGATCTGATACCTGAAACTGAAAAG GCCAAAGAATCTAATGttaatgaagatgatgaagttgATATCGTGACAGTGGACAAGGATTCAGCTTTCAGTGATTCAGATATGTCACAGGAAGAGCTATGCTTCTTGCCAGCAATTCCTTTGCCTGATGCTCCGGAGCAACAAGACAAGTGCTTAGAAAGTTCATCAAAGTTGGTGGAAAGTAATAATTCTGGATCCCCTCTTTCAGAAGAGGGCAGACCAAATGGACGTGCAATGAATCATGCATCAAGTCCGCTTGAAG AGGACCCTGGAGCAACACGCTTGAAAAGAAAACGGAAGCCTTCCGAAAAGTGGTTGGACTTGCAGCTTTAG
- the LOC133740745 gene encoding putative ribonuclease H protein At1g65750 isoform X5: MSYTWRSILAGRELLRNGLRFQVGRGDTIRLWTDPWLPLPYTFRPFSLPMEGTEDWLVSDLIDLEAKEWMEDIVTELFSPEEAEIITRIPISLRGPHDRYVWHFDRRGCFTVKSCYHAARNTAMSGSVLAASSSTANNLGKYWKILWQSNVPPKVRIFVWRLLKGVVPTMRNLLQRRVPLPDSRCVFCHKVIEDDLHVFKNCKLVVPLWVCSPLTLHSYSHPAHSLMDWIFDMPDKFTAQQRELFFVLLWVIWKNRNCVLWQDGVFHSWSSVCWAVRWLGDYQKVHTTSRRKEKRPRVYWRFPPTGRLKINIDGAFQVDRGKGGIGVVVRDEMGTCMAALARPFSHVSSALQMEAEALRAGLLIAIHQGWTDVVVECDCSVLAAAIARTNDDFSEIGRIVDDCKDYIQTFNSFQLLHIFREANSVANRLAHVASYSFVDEYWVDESPAIIQDVLVEDIAKALVVNRSTGLMSPPRSVVSIV, translated from the coding sequence ATGTCTTATACTTGGAGGAGTATTTTGGCAGGAAGAGAGCTGTTGAGAAATGGTTTGCGTTTTCAAGTGGGTCGGGGGGATACAATCAGATTATGGACTGATCCGTGGTTGCCCCTACCCTATACGTTTAGACCTTTCTCTCTCCCAATGGAAGGTACAGAGGATTGGCTAGTGAGTGACCTGATTGATTTGGAAGCCAAGGAATGGATGGAGGATATCGTCACTGAACTGTTTTCTCCTGAGGAGGCAGAGATTATTACTAGGATTCCTATCTCACTTAGGGGTCCTCATGATCGATATGTTTGGCATTTCGACCGGAGAGGGTGTTTTACTGTCAAAAGCTGCTATCATGCTGCGCGGAATACAGCAATGTCGGGGAGTGTGTTGGCAGCGTCATCTTCTACTGCAAACAACCTTGGGAAGTACTGGAAGATCCTCTGGCAAAGCAATGTCCCTCCCAAGGTCCGCATCTTTGTTTGGCGTCTGTTGAAAGGCGTTGTTCCAACTATGAGGAACTTACTACAACGTCGTGTTCCTTTGCCAGATAGTAGGTGTGTTTTCTGTCATAAGGTTATTGAGGATGACCTTCATGTTTTCAAGAATTGCAAGTTGGTGGTGCCCTTGTGGGTTTGTTCGCCTTTAACACTGCATTCTTATAGTCATCCCGCTCATTCTTTAATGGATTGGATTTTTGATATGCCGGACAAGTTCACCGCACAACAAAGAGAGCTTTTCTTTGTGCTTCTTTGGGTAATTTGGAAGAACAGAAATTGTGTATTGTGGCAGGATGGTGTTTTCCATAGCTGGAGTTCGGTGTGCTGGGCGGTTCGTTGGCTTGGGGACTACCAGAAAGTTCATACCACTTCTCGACGAAAGGAAAAGCGGCCAAGAGTCTACTGGAGGTTTCCACCTACTGGACGCCTCAAGATCAATATAGATGGGGCTTTTCAGGTGGATAGAGGTAAAGGTGGAATTGGTGTGGTGGTTAGGGATGAGATGGGAACTTGTATGGCTGCGCTAGCTCGGCCTTTCTCTCATGTGTCTTCTGCGTTGCAGATGGAGGCTGAGGCACTGAGAGCAGGGCTTCTCATCGCTATACACCAAGGTTGGACTGATGTGGTTGTTGAGTGTGATTGCTCGGTGCTTGCAGCGGCTATTGCACGGACAAATGACGATTTTTCAGAAATTGGTCGCATTGTGGACGATTGTAAGGATTATATTCAAACTTTCAATTCTTTTCAATTGCTTCACATTTTCAGAGAAGCTAACAGCGTAGCCAATAGGTTAGCGCATGTTGCTAGTTATTCCTTTGTTGATGAGTATTGGGTTGATGAGagtcctgctattattcaggatgttcttgTGGAAGATATTGCTAAAGCTTTAGTTGTAAACCGGAGTACAGGCCTAATGTCCCCTCCGAGGTCTGTTGTTTCTATCGTTTGA
- the LOC133738843 gene encoding putative disease resistance RPP13-like protein 1 — protein MNPQWPPPPPPQPPYVFLSSGGYAMGNLYTALVEEGIPTIRDNETLELGSGLSSEEKEKMFEKTLLPQLCTSIEESKLVIVIISINYLNSSWCLEQVAKAVECNKLILPVFDDVDPIELRLQEGSVAEAFFKHEETFKDNPDKVRKWREAINRVPISVGVAEAFFNNKEAFKDNPDKARKWREAIYQGPISVGWSLQSRDESQAIVGTVFEELYGFPAPPLGLLFLYCSLFPEGYEFRKHELVQLWIAQGFDMREHRGETMEDAGIKHFNTLESQGFFVRSGRADLKVEYDEVITVPFYVTPSFFYKVNPSKLSLLENNCSSAKYCRVVDGKFDEASESSTQHMSLIYQGIDEMAFGVIQKFKNLRTLLLLAGCQSSIKCVPADFFLSLKFLSTLNLSGTLISRLPGSIGDVKPLRYIDLSRTPLSRLPDSICSLDQLQTLKLRGCNDLFDLPEDMHKLTALRHLDFNIGQQLSDMPPHLGRLNHIQTLSVFLVGTRDGHRIQELKNLNDLTGLLCILQLENVLSMRDAREANLASKKHLQRLDLEWISLFAENTKLQEDIIDSLRPPSTLEELNILSYSGSKLPSWLSHRSFADLIVITLDNCAYCELFPSLGQLPALKFLSVVRMDAVKEIDQTFFRSAHEPVDQAIQAFPKLEILEVDTMPNLKEWKEVKEGDLPSLLQLKMECCPQLVTLPSFLHLKSLKYLKLFKCPKLVLSDHSKLPTSLESLLIGDSCELKSWCRKEGDQELQLER, from the exons ATGAACCCACAgtggccgccgccgccgccgccgcagcCTCCCTATGTGTTCCTCAGTTCCGGAGGTTACGCTATGGGCAATCTCTACACTGCTCTGGTTGAAGAGGGCATACCTACAATTCGAGATAATGAAACGCTGGAGTTGGGATCTGGGCTGAGctcagaagagaaggaaaaaatgTTTGAGAAGACGCTGCTTCCACAACTCTGCACATCAATTGAAGAATCGAAGCTTGTGATTGTCATCATTTCAATAAATTATCTGAATTCGAGCTGGTGCTTGGAGCAGGTTGCCAAGGCTGTTGAATGCAACAAACTAATACTCCCTGTTTTCGATGATGTGGATCCAATTGAACTCCGACTTCAAGAGGGATCAGTTGCGGAAGCTTTCTTCAAGCACGAAGAAACCTTTAAAGACAACCCAGACAAGGTGCGAAAATGGAGAGAAGCTATAAATCGCGTACCCATATCGGTTGGAGTTGCGGAAGCTTTTTTCAACAACAAAGAAGCCTTTAAAGACAACCCAGATAAGGCGCGAAAATGGAGAGAAGCTATATATCAAGGACCCATATCGGTAGGATGGTCTTTACAGTCTAg GGATGAATCCCAAGCTATTGTTGGAACAGTTTTTGAAGAATTATATGGTTTTCCTGCACCTCCACTGGGattattatttctctattgCTCCCTCTTCCCAGAGGGTTACGAATTCAGGAAACATGAGTTGGTTCAATTGTGGATAGCTCAAGGTTTTGATATGAGAGAGCATCGCGGAGAGACAATGGAAGATGCTGGCATTAAGCATTTCAACACTTTGGAGAGTCAAGGCTTTTTTGTGCGCTCCGGAAGAGCTGATTTAAAAGTAGAATATGATGAGGTGATCACTGTGCCCTTTTATGTCACCCCCAGCTTCTTCTACAAAGTAAATCCTTCTAAGCTTTcacttttggaaaacaattgcTCCAGTGCTAAATATTGCAGAGTTGTGGATGGCAAGTTTGATGAAGCATCAGAATCAAGCACACAACATATGTCTTTGATTTATCAAGGCATTGATGAGATGGCTTTTGGTGTTATTCAGAAATTTAAGAATCTGCGCACCTTACTTCTTCTCGCTGGTTGTCAGTCTTCCATCAAATGTGTTCCTGCTGATTTTTTTTTGAGCTTAAAGTTTTTGAGTACACTGAATTTGAGTGGAACGCTCATTTCTAGATTGCCTGGTTCTATTGGAGATGTCAAGCCTTTACGATATATTGATCTCTCACGTACGCCTCTTTCCAGGTTGCCGGACTCTATCTGTTCTCTTGACCAGTTACAAACCTTGAAACTCAGAGGTTGTAATGACTTGTTTGATTTACCAGAAGACATGCACAAGCTAACTGCTCTACGACATCTCGATTTCAATATCGGTCAACAGTTGAGTGACATGCCTCCACACTTGGGAAGATTGAATCATATTCAAACCTTGTCAGTATTTCTTGTTGGTACTCGTGATGGGCACCGCATCCAAGAGCTGAAGAATTTAAATGATCTTACAGGATTGCTTTGCATTTTACAACTTGAAAATGTGTTGAGTATGAGAGATGCTAGGGAAGCAAATCTGGCTAGCAAAAAACACCTGCAGAGGTTGGATCTCGAATGGATTTCTCTATTTGCTGAAAATACAAAGCTGCAAGAGGACATCATTGATTCTCTTCGACCCCCTTCCACTCTCgaagaattaaatatattaTCTTATAGTGGGTCAAAACTTCCATCTTGGTTGAGCCATCGGTCATTTGCTGACCTTATTGTGATTACCCTCGACAATTGTGCATACTGTGAACTTTTTCCATCTCTTGGTCAGTTACCAGCGCTGAAGTTTCTTTCTGTTGTAAGGATGGATGCCGTCAAAGAAATTGATCAGACATTTTTCAGAAGTGCCCATGAACCAGTTGATCAAGCAATCCAAGCATTTCCAAAACTCGAGATACTAGAAGTTGACACCATGCCTAATTTGAAAGAGTGGAAGGAAGTAAAAGAAGGTGATTTGCCATCacttcttcaactcaaaatggAGTGCTGTCCACAACTAGTCACTCTTCCATCATTTTTACACCTCAAATCCTTGAAGTATTTAAAGCTGTTTAAATGCCCAAAGCTTGTGCTATCGGACCACAGTAAACTACCAACTTCACTAGAGTCTTTGTTAATAGGAGATAGCTGTGAACTGAAAAGTTGGTGCCGCAAGGAGGGAGATCAAGAATTGCAGCTGGAAAGATAA